Below is a genomic region from Phragmitibacter flavus.
CAACCGTTCGGGAATGATATTTGTGAGTCGTGGCACGAGGCCGAGGTTTCGGTGGCCATGCATGAGGAAGCGCTCGACACCATGCGTTCCCTGGAGGCCGAAGGTCGCATCGTTTTGTTGAGCGCCCCACGCGCCGGCCACGGCAAGACCCATTTATTAGGACGCGTAGCCGCCCGACTCCAGCCAGCCTCGGTCGTTGCGGCCCTGCCTTGGCAAACGCGTGAAGGATTGACCTGGGAGTCCACCGGACGAGGCGTGCTTCAAGATCTCGCGGCCCAACGTGGCACTCCCGGCATGCTCAATGAAGTTTGCGGAGGCGTGCTTGCCACCTTGTTGCGGCGAATGATTCAAACGGGTCAGGTTCCGAGCGCCAATCCCGGAAAAGCGTTGCGTTTGCTGCAGGAAAAACCCATGCAACTTTTTTCCCGCGAAGGCGACGCCAGGCCGTTGAGCGACTGGTTTCATAAGCACTTCACCGCTCTGCGCAAGAAGCTCGCCGCGAGCACCGGGTTGACCGCTTCCCCCTGGATCGAAGCCTGGCTGCATCGCTTCATGCAAGCCGTTTCCCTTCCGACGAACGAAGCTCTGACCGTTCTATTGCAAGGCATTCAAGGCAGGCAGGCCGAACAAAGCGCCGCATGTCTACTGCGACTTTTGTGCCTTTGGAAACCGCTGGTGTTGGTGGCCGATCACATGGACGGACTCTATCGCGACACCGAAGCCGGCATGGAAGTCGCCCGCATGTCCTTGGCCCTCACCACGCTTCCGCGTGTGCGGGTGGTGTTGAGCATGAATCAGGATTTGTGGGACACCACCCTTGGTCGACAGCTTCCCAGTGCCATGCAGGATCGCTTGAGTGCGCGCAACGTGTCGCTTCACGGTCTCGGATTGGACGAGGCAACCGCCCTGGTGGAATTGCGCCTCAAGGAAGCACAGGTTGGCGCGGCGGACAGTCGGGCGTTTCTGCAGTTTGTGGATCTCGACAGCTTCTTTGCCACACGTGCGGCCGGATCGGTCGCCCCTCGCGAACTGCTCCGGTTTGCCGCCCGCCGTTGGTATCGCTGGCTGCATCCCGATGCCGATCCCTCACAGGTTAAATCTACAAAATCCACCGCGGACACAGCATCGGCTTCATTCCTGATGGTATCTCCAGACGACCATGATTCCGAACTCGATCGCCTGACCCAAAGTCTCCAACAAGATGCAGGTGGCAAGGTGGTCGATCTCACGACTTTCGACGGCGAATTTGAACCCGCCCCCGTCGGTGTGGTGCCACTTCCCGAAGACGTGCCCTGGAAAGGTTCTTTTCTTCTGGGCGACGAAGACGACGGCGATGAGACGCAGTCGGATGCCGAAATCCCCTTGGCAAACCTCTTGCCACCACCGCCGCCCAGCACCCTGCTCAAGTTGAGCGAGATGATGGCACGTCTGCAAAAACGCAAACCGACGGAGGCGGCATCATCATCACCGGCCTCGGCCAACGACAAACAAACGCCGGCAACGCCTTCGGAACTGCGCGACCGCTTTGAAGAACTGCGTGCCGGAGCATCCAGCTCGCATCTCGACGAACCCATGTTGCAGGACATCGTGCGGCTCGCCGGACATCGCTCCGCACTGGTCAAGCACGACGAGCTGGAACTGCCGGGATTGACCGGCCAAACCATCCCTCGCTGGACCTGGCAGGGAATGGAAGTCATCTTCGGAATCGCTCCGCTGAACCGACCCGAAGATTGGCAACTGCTGGCCAGTTACGTCGCGGGTCGCCTTGCCGAATTCGCCACCGCCGCCGATCAGTTCGGTGAAGCGGCACCCGATTTTAAATGGGTCGTCTTCACCCACGAACCTGCGGGTGTCGCCATCCAGAGTCTTTTTGATTCCGCCGTGATCCCCTCCGCGCTTCGTCACTACATGGACGAAGTGAACTTGACCCCTCCTCAACAGGCGGACCTGATCGCCCTGCGCAGTCTGGTCAATGAGTGCTCCTCCCCAACCGACCCCGCACTGACAGCAGCCCTGCAAACTTTGCTGGCGGACCGCTTGGAATTTTTCTGGCGACGCATCACCCGGCCCCTGAAGGCCTCCGCTTCATAAAGCAAAACTCCGTCAAAAAAACATCCATTCTGCCCCGGGCGCGCTCTTGTGGGCAGCGGGACATGTGTTAGGATGCGCGCTTATGGCAGCACTGGTCCGGGTCAACAGCCTGAAAATTCACTTTCCCATTCATGCCGGGTTTCTCCGTCGCAAGGTGGACGAAGTGCGTGCCGTGGACGACGTCAGCTTTGAGGTTCAAGAAGGCACCACTTTGGGATTGGTGGGAGAAAGCGGCAGCGGCAAATCCACCTTGGGCCGTGCCCTGCTGAAACTGGTTCCCGCCACCGAAGGTGAAGTTTTTTACCGCGAAACCAGCATCCTGCCGCTGCGCGAAGCCGCCTTCCGCCCCATGCGCAAAGAGATGCAGATGATTTTCCAGGATCCGTTTGGTTCGCTGAATCCGCGCATGCGCATTGATGAAATCGTCGGCGAACCGCTGCGCATCCATTTCCGCCATCTCGATAAAGCCGGCCGTCGAGACACCGTCGCCGCACTTCTATCAAGAGTCGGTCTTCCGCCTGAAAGCATGTGGCGTTATCCTCACGAGTTCAGTGGTGGCCAGCGGCAACGCATCGGCATCGCCCGAGCCCTCGCCGTGCAACCGAAGTTTCTGATCTGCGATGAACCCGTCAGTGCGCTCGATGTCAGCGTGCAGACTCAAATCATCAACTTGCTCAAGGAACTCCAGGAGCAGTTCAAATTAACCTATCTGTTCATCGCCCATGATCTTGCCGTGGTGGAACACATGAGCGACGACATCATCGTGATGAACCGTGGCCGCATTGTCGAACAAGGCACCTCCGAGCAGGTGTGCGGCGATCCCCAGCACGAATACACCAAGAAACTGCTCGCCGCCGTGCCGTCTCTATGAAAATCAGACAAAAGACTTCAAGACAAAAGACCGAAGACCCAGCCGCGACCCCGCCTGAGCCATTCCGTCTTTTCTGAGCAATTCTTCTGTCTTCCGTCTTCCT
It encodes:
- a CDS encoding ABC transporter ATP-binding protein — translated: MAALVRVNSLKIHFPIHAGFLRRKVDEVRAVDDVSFEVQEGTTLGLVGESGSGKSTLGRALLKLVPATEGEVFYRETSILPLREAAFRPMRKEMQMIFQDPFGSLNPRMRIDEIVGEPLRIHFRHLDKAGRRDTVAALLSRVGLPPESMWRYPHEFSGGQRQRIGIARALAVQPKFLICDEPVSALDVSVQTQIINLLKELQEQFKLTYLFIAHDLAVVEHMSDDIIVMNRGRIVEQGTSEQVCGDPQHEYTKKLLAAVPSL